The DNA segment GGCTTTGTTGCCGTGGATGTTCTTGAGCACCGCGATTGCGGAGGCGCTGTTCACGATTCTTGGCAATGCGAATGTCGTGAAGAAAGTCTGGCTGCCAACCGAGGTATTCCCGGCGGCGGTTGTTGTGGGCCAGTTGGTGCACTTCGCCCTGACGCTGCTGGTTCTTGCCGGATTTGTGATCGTGTACGCGATCTTCGGGAAGATCCCCGAGGGGCAGCCGGGCGCAGGGGGACATCTCGGAGTTCTGATGTTGCCGGGCTGGGAGATCATCTTCCTTCCATTCCTTGTCGTCCTGCAGGCGCTGTTTGCGCTGGGGCTGGCCCTGATCGTGTCGTCGCTGAACGTTTTCTATCGCGACGTGAGCTCGATCGTCGAGATTGTGCTGAGCGCTTGGTTCTATCTGACGCCGATCATTTACCCTGGTAATCTGGCGCGGCCGGCACTGAAGGGCATGGGGCTGGAGCCGTTGTATTGGATCTGGCTCTCGAACCCGATGACGCCGATCACGTTGGCGTATCGACGGATCTTTTTTGGGCGCCTGTTCCGTCATGCGCCGGAAGTTTCCGACTCGACCCTGTTCATCGGATTGGGCGTCACGACGCTGGCGACGATGCTCATTCTGTGGGCGGGAATCGCCCTTTTCCGGAAGCAGAGCCTGCGTTTTGCGGACGAGCTCTGACTTTGCCGCCCCTTTTCTCCCCTTGTCGCCGTGGCCCTCGGAATCTAGCACTGTTCCCGGAGTGCTGACATGACCGAACACCCCGACAAATCCGCCGGTCCCGCCCCGTGGCAGGATCCCGCCGCTACGACCCAGGAGGGCCGTGACCTGCGCGGCTATATGGAACTCGTGTGGGGGCGGAAGTGGCTCGTGCTCTTCTGCATTGTGCTGGCCTTCTTCGCGGGCACGTTCTACCTGCGGCGCACGCATCCGGTCTATGCGGCGACGGCAGTCATGCAGTTTCAGCGCGAGTCGCCGCGGGTCTTTGAATTCAACCAGGGCCCGACGCAGCAGGGTGCGAACGAGGACTTGCGCACGCAGATCGAACTGATCCGCAGTCCCGCCGTGGCGCAGCGCGTCATCAATGCCCTGGACCTTTTTGCCGGCCAGTCGGATGCCCCGCTTGCCGAGAAGGATCTTGGCGAGCGGCTGATCGCGTCTATTGGTAAGATCAAGGCGCTGTTCCGCGACAAGGTTGTCGGAATGGAAGCCCCCGAGATCGATCCCGAGACGCTGCAGCGGCAAATTCGCATTCAGTCTGTTCTCGACAATCTGAAAGTCACTCAACGCCCAAAGACCCACTTGATCGAAGTGACCTTTTACTCACACGACCAGCGAGAAGCGGCACGCGTCGCGGACGAGTTCTGTCGCCAGTTCATTGGCTTCGTAAACGAGGTCGCTTATCTCGCAACGGAAACGGCGCGTGAGTCCGCGCAGGAGAATATCGAAGCAGTTCGCGAGAAGCTGGAACAGGCCGAGCAGGACTTGCTGGATTACGCCGTTGCCGACCAGAAGATGTTGGAGATGAAGAAGCGGCTGGTCGAAGATCGCGTCGAGGATATCTCGCGGCGTGTCGATGAACTGGCCGACAAGACGATTCAGGCAGAGGCCGAAGTTTCCGGCGCGAAGATGGCCGAGGATGCGGGCGTGATTCTGCGCGAGAATAACTACATCTCGGACCTCCGCAAGCGACTGAACGAACTGCAGATTCGCCGCGCGACGTTACTGGCGGAGGCAAAGAAGGATCACCCGGAACTGCAGCAGGTGGAACGCGAGTTGGTCGTGTTGAACGATCAACTGACCTCCGCGGTCGTGGGGTTGCGAATCGAATCGGACGTTCGGCGGGCGGTGACGGATCAGACTCTGAAGGTCCAACGTGAACGGCTGACAGAGGCCGAGGAAGAGCTGGAGTACCTGTCGCAGAGCCTCGTGAAGCACGGCGCGCTGCAGCGCGACGCGGAGACCTACCGCGAGCTCTACAGCGAGATGCTCCAGCGCTACAAGGAGATGACTGTCGAGGCGACGATGGAAGAATCGCCGCTGACGGTCGTGAGTTACGCCGACATCCCGCGCTTCCCCGAGCGCCCGAAGATGACGCGCACGATGGCATTCTCGATCTTCGCCGGGCTCGTGCTGGGGCTGCTGCTGGTGTTCTTCCTGGAACAGATCGATCGCTCGGTGAAATCGCCCGCATTTGCGGAGAAGACGCTCGGGCTGCCGACGCTGGGCGTCGTTCCGTTCCTCGGGGCGCCGGGGCGGATTTTCAGCCGTTCCAAGGGGCGCCAGATTCAGATCGTCAGCGAAATGAACCCGAAGTCGCCGCAGGCGGAGGCCTTCCGGTATCTGCGGACGGCGATCCAGTACTCGGTTGCCGGCGCGCGGCCGCGGGTGCTGCTGGTGACGAGCTGCGCGACCCGCGAGGGTAAGTCGACGGCCTCGATCAATCTGGCGATCACGTTGGCGGGTCGGGGAGAGAAGACGCTCCTGATCGATGCCGACCTGAAGAAGCCGGTTGTTCACCAGACGTTCAAGACGATGCGCATGCCGGGGCTGACGGACGTCCTGACGGAGAACAAGACGATCGAAGAGAGCATCATTGCCTGCGACACCGTGGCGGACCTGGACCTGCTGCCGGCCGGGCCATCGACGCCTTCGCCCGCGGATATGCTGGATTCCGAGGACATGACGGCGCTGCTGACGAAGCTGCGGGAGAAATATGCCAATATCGTGATTGATTCGCCACCTCTGTTCGGTATGGCCGATTCCTACGTCCTGGCGACGAAAGTCGACGGCGTCTGTCTTGTCATCCGCAAGGGCGTGACGCGGCGGGATGTGCTGAGCAAAACGGCCGGGGCGCTGGACAACATGGGCGTTCGGCTGCTGGGCGCGATCTACAACGTCCAGGGCCGGGAGCGGCGCAGCGGCGAGTATTACGCCTATGGCTATTATGGTTACGGCTCGGAGGGGTACTACAACGAGGACGATGGAGGAGAAGACTCTCCGAAGCGCCGGCCCGCTGAAAGCGGTTCAACAGGCTAACTGCCAGGCGCCATTCTTCCTTGTCATCCTAGCGGTTTTGATGCACTCTTTCGTTGGCTGCGAGGGGAGATACTGGCCAGTATATATGGCCGCAGCCGAATGCGACTGTTGAAGGAAATCCGATCCGGGGGCTAACCTGGCGACAGGTTCAGTGGGTCAGGATTTCCAGGAGAGGATCAAAATGACCACTCGAACCAGCACATTGGGATTCCTGGGGATGATTGTGGCGGTCTGTCTGGCCGCGACGGTGGGAAATGCGCAGTATCTGATTCCTCAGCCCGAGATGCCGCGAAACGTCGCGGGTGGGATCGAGTTCCGCATCAAGGCGCCCAGTGCGACTGGGGCTTTCGTGGCGGGCGATTTCAACTCCTGGGGCGATGCCTCGGAGGGCGAGATCGTCAATGAAGATGCCCGAATGGCAGGCCCCGATGCGAATGGGTACTTCTCGAAAGTCTACTCGCTGACTCCCGGCACATACAAATTCCAGTACGTTCTGGAAGATCGCTGGTCCGATTGGTTGCACGTCCCCAGCGATCGGATGCCGGTGGACGAGTCCGGCAACAACATCCTGGTCGTTCGTCCTGATGGCACGGTCGTCCCGGCCGGTTACCCCTATGTGTTTGCTCCCAAGAACACCCCCGGTGGCATCGAGTTCCGCGTTTACGCGCCGGGGTATCGGATGGCCTACGTGGCGGGCTCGTTCAACAACTGGGCGAATCATGTGAATGGCCAGATTCGCGACGGACGCTACCAGATGTTTGTCGCGCCCGATCACGAGTTCGTCCGCACGATTCCGATCAAGCAGGGCGTCTATCAGTACATGATCAACCTGGACGGCCGGGCGGATCGCTGGTTGGAAGGCTCTTCCGAACTCCCGCGCGACTCGTCGGGGCACCGGTACTTCACGGTGACTCGGAGCGGTCTGATCGCAGAGACGGCGGATCTGGCGATTCTGCCTCCGCGCGTCACCAGCGACGGCATGGTGGAATTCCGCGTTTACGCGCCGAAGACACAGTCGGTCTATGTGGCCGGTAGCTTCAACGAATGGGCGAACAACGACCAGGGAACGGTGACCGATGCCGATGCGCTGATGATCCCCGATGCGAACGGTATGTTCAGCAAGAAGATCGAACTGGAACCCGGTAAGTACAGCTTCAAGTACGTGTTGAACGGTGCGGCGGACAGTTGGATGTCGCTCGATCCGAACGACCTGCCCCGGGACCTCGACAGCAACTCGGTGTTCACGCTGACCGAGGACAACACGATCCTGGAAATGGAAGGGAAGCCTGATCCGTGGACGGAGTTCGGCCTGGCGGCTGCCCGCGCGCAGCAGTCCAGCACCGGCGGCCAGGCGGTCGCTTCCGCGCAGTCCGCGGGCGAGGCGCTGATCGAGAGCGAACTACAGAACGAGTTCTCCGCCCAGTTGGCCAAGACGATTGGAACGACCGGCAAGCCTCGTATCCTGTTCTTCTACCATCCCAAAGCGCAGTCGAGCATCGACGCCCGGAAGTGGCTGGAAGGCCCCGAGGGGCGGGCGTTGCAGTCGGCAGCCGAGGTGCTGAGCACGGATGTTTCGGAGCAGCGCGCCACGGCGCAGCGTTACGGCGTTTTCCGCGTCCCAGCTGCGGTTCTTCTGGGCCAGGGTGGCGCCGCGGAAGAAGTCGTGGTCTACTCCGGCAATCAGAAGGACTTCACCGAGAAGATGACTGAGTTGGCTGGCGTTCCGATCCCCCAGGCGAGGGAAGGGGCAAATAATCCCTTCCTGGAATAGCCGGGGAACGGGGATTGCTCTCCGACCAGCATGATGAAGAGTTCTGCGACAATTGCGACAACTGAAGAACGTGCGTCCGCGCTGGAGGATTACTTCCGCCAGTTCGATCGTGTTGTCGTCGCATTCTCCGGCGGTGTGGACAGCACCGTTGTGACGAAGGCAGCCGCGATGGCCATTGGAGAGCGTGCGCTCGCCATCACGGCCGATACGGAATCGAACACGGATGACGACCTGGAGCTCTGCCGCCGCATTGCCGAAGAGCATGGTCTGAATCACGAGATCATTGCTTATAGTGAACTTGCGATTCCGAACTACGCCGAGAATCCGGTCAATCGATGCTACTTCTGCAAGCACACGCTCTACAGCCAACTGGCGGAGATTGCGGGGCAGAGGGGCTTCTCGGCGATCTGTGACGGATCGAATGCGGACGATGTGGGCGACTATCGACCGGGGCTCAAGGCTGTGGCCGAGCTTCAAGTGCGTTCGCCGCTGAAGGAGTTGGGTTACTCGAAGGAAGTGGTGCGCGATCTGGCGCGTCATTTTGGCCTGCCGAATCGGGACAAGCCGTCCAGCCCGTGTCTATCGTCGCGCATTCCATACGGATCGCCGGTGACGCGCGAGAAGCTGGACCAGGTGGGCCGCGCGGAGAAGTATCTGCGGGAGGAACTGGGGCTGACCGAGCTGCGGTGCCGCCATCACGGGCAGGTTGCTCGTCTGGAAGTTCCGGCGGCGGATTTCGAGGTTGTCCTTGCGAACCGCGAGGAGATCGTCAAGTGTCTGCGGACTTTCGGATTTCACTGGATCGCTCTGGATTTGGCTGGATTCCAGAGCGGTAGCCTCAACCGCACAGTACCTGACGAAGACTTGAAAGCAAATCGGATCGACATCGATTCACACTAAATAGTTTTGATTGTAGGTAAGGAG comes from the bacterium genome and includes:
- a CDS encoding ABC transporter permease, which translates into the protein MSSSLEVQSPVAAKSTRNFFARLWYSRELIFTLVKRDLKIRYKSSALGFLWSFGRPLLLMLVIWGVFSLVVRLIPSSHPMLPYSLHILTALLPWMFLSTAIAEALFTILGNANVVKKVWLPTEVFPAAVVVGQLVHFALTLLVLAGFVIVYAIFGKIPEGQPGAGGHLGVLMLPGWEIIFLPFLVVLQALFALGLALIVSSLNVFYRDVSSIVEIVLSAWFYLTPIIYPGNLARPALKGMGLEPLYWIWLSNPMTPITLAYRRIFFGRLFRHAPEVSDSTLFIGLGVTTLATMLILWAGIALFRKQSLRFADEL
- a CDS encoding polysaccharide biosynthesis tyrosine autokinase translates to MTEHPDKSAGPAPWQDPAATTQEGRDLRGYMELVWGRKWLVLFCIVLAFFAGTFYLRRTHPVYAATAVMQFQRESPRVFEFNQGPTQQGANEDLRTQIELIRSPAVAQRVINALDLFAGQSDAPLAEKDLGERLIASIGKIKALFRDKVVGMEAPEIDPETLQRQIRIQSVLDNLKVTQRPKTHLIEVTFYSHDQREAARVADEFCRQFIGFVNEVAYLATETARESAQENIEAVREKLEQAEQDLLDYAVADQKMLEMKKRLVEDRVEDISRRVDELADKTIQAEAEVSGAKMAEDAGVILRENNYISDLRKRLNELQIRRATLLAEAKKDHPELQQVERELVVLNDQLTSAVVGLRIESDVRRAVTDQTLKVQRERLTEAEEELEYLSQSLVKHGALQRDAETYRELYSEMLQRYKEMTVEATMEESPLTVVSYADIPRFPERPKMTRTMAFSIFAGLVLGLLLVFFLEQIDRSVKSPAFAEKTLGLPTLGVVPFLGAPGRIFSRSKGRQIQIVSEMNPKSPQAEAFRYLRTAIQYSVAGARPRVLLVTSCATREGKSTASINLAITLAGRGEKTLLIDADLKKPVVHQTFKTMRMPGLTDVLTENKTIEESIIACDTVADLDLLPAGPSTPSPADMLDSEDMTALLTKLREKYANIVIDSPPLFGMADSYVLATKVDGVCLVIRKGVTRRDVLSKTAGALDNMGVRLLGAIYNVQGRERRSGEYYAYGYYGYGSEGYYNEDDGGEDSPKRRPAESGSTG
- a CDS encoding glycogen-binding domain-containing protein — its product is MTTRTSTLGFLGMIVAVCLAATVGNAQYLIPQPEMPRNVAGGIEFRIKAPSATGAFVAGDFNSWGDASEGEIVNEDARMAGPDANGYFSKVYSLTPGTYKFQYVLEDRWSDWLHVPSDRMPVDESGNNILVVRPDGTVVPAGYPYVFAPKNTPGGIEFRVYAPGYRMAYVAGSFNNWANHVNGQIRDGRYQMFVAPDHEFVRTIPIKQGVYQYMINLDGRADRWLEGSSELPRDSSGHRYFTVTRSGLIAETADLAILPPRVTSDGMVEFRVYAPKTQSVYVAGSFNEWANNDQGTVTDADALMIPDANGMFSKKIELEPGKYSFKYVLNGAADSWMSLDPNDLPRDLDSNSVFTLTEDNTILEMEGKPDPWTEFGLAAARAQQSSTGGQAVASAQSAGEALIESELQNEFSAQLAKTIGTTGKPRILFFYHPKAQSSIDARKWLEGPEGRALQSAAEVLSTDVSEQRATAQRYGVFRVPAAVLLGQGGAAEEVVVYSGNQKDFTEKMTELAGVPIPQAREGANNPFLE
- the larE gene encoding ATP-dependent sacrificial sulfur transferase LarE; this translates as MKSSATIATTEERASALEDYFRQFDRVVVAFSGGVDSTVVTKAAAMAIGERALAITADTESNTDDDLELCRRIAEEHGLNHEIIAYSELAIPNYAENPVNRCYFCKHTLYSQLAEIAGQRGFSAICDGSNADDVGDYRPGLKAVAELQVRSPLKELGYSKEVVRDLARHFGLPNRDKPSSPCLSSRIPYGSPVTREKLDQVGRAEKYLREELGLTELRCRHHGQVARLEVPAADFEVVLANREEIVKCLRTFGFHWIALDLAGFQSGSLNRTVPDEDLKANRIDIDSH